From the genome of Pukyongia salina, one region includes:
- the bshA gene encoding N-acetyl-alpha-D-glucosaminyl L-malate synthase BshA: MKIAIVCYPTFGGSGVVATELGIALTEHGHEVHFITYKQPVRLELISHHIHYHEVSVPDYPLFHFQPYELALSSKLVNVVKQHQIDLLHVHYAIPHAYAGYMAKKMLECEGISIPMVTTLHGTDITLVGSHPYYKPAVTFSINRSDVVTSVSQSLKDDTNRLFDITNEIIVVPNFIDVAKHVNPYTECQRDLMAEPHERIITHISNLRPVKRVPDVIEIFDRINKKIPSRLLIVGEGPDKKACEELCESKGIENKVAFLGNSNEVNKILCFSDLFLLPSEKESFGLAALEAMACGVPVISSNTGGLPEVNEHGISGYLSDIGNVAEMADHAISILSSDEKLAQFKANAKEVSKKFDTKMIVPQYEAVYERALHLVS; this comes from the coding sequence ATGAAAATTGCAATTGTATGTTATCCAACCTTTGGAGGTAGTGGCGTAGTAGCGACCGAATTAGGAATAGCACTCACCGAACATGGGCATGAAGTGCATTTTATTACGTACAAACAACCTGTTAGATTAGAGTTGATCTCACATCATATTCACTATCATGAAGTTTCTGTGCCGGATTATCCACTCTTCCATTTTCAGCCCTATGAGCTGGCCTTGTCCAGTAAGTTGGTGAATGTGGTAAAGCAACATCAGATCGATCTTCTTCATGTACATTATGCAATTCCTCATGCCTACGCTGGATATATGGCCAAGAAAATGCTTGAATGTGAGGGTATTTCCATTCCAATGGTTACCACCTTGCACGGTACCGATATCACGTTAGTTGGAAGTCATCCTTACTACAAACCGGCTGTTACTTTCTCCATTAACCGAAGTGATGTTGTTACATCGGTATCTCAAAGTTTAAAAGACGATACTAACAGATTATTCGACATCACCAATGAGATCATTGTAGTTCCTAATTTCATCGATGTTGCCAAGCATGTAAACCCCTATACCGAATGCCAGCGTGATCTCATGGCCGAACCACATGAACGAATAATTACGCACATAAGTAATTTAAGGCCTGTTAAGCGTGTGCCGGATGTGATCGAGATCTTCGACCGTATTAACAAAAAAATACCATCACGACTACTTATAGTAGGTGAGGGGCCAGATAAAAAGGCATGTGAAGAATTATGTGAATCTAAAGGGATAGAAAACAAAGTGGCTTTTTTAGGAAATAGTAATGAAGTAAATAAGATCCTGTGTTTTTCGGATCTGTTCCTTCTTCCTTCCGAAAAAGAGAGCTTTGGTCTGGCAGCACTTGAAGCAATGGCCTGTGGAGTGCCGGTTATCTCATCGAATACCGGAGGGCTTCCCGAAGTGAACGAACACGGAATAAGCGGATATCTTAGTGATATTGGCAATGTGGCCGAAATGGCAGATCATGCAATTAGTATTTTATCTTCAGATGAAAAATTAGCTCAATTCAAGGCCAACGCCAAAGAGGTGTCTAAGAAATTCGACACAAAAATGATCGTTCCTCAATACGAAGCAGTGTATGAGCGCGCCCTGCACCTGGTCTCATGA
- a CDS encoding FAD-binding protein, translating to MATTNTQTRDRWNTLHKNGPFDLKLFHDTKLNRNLSKFESYNAAATEIRRLIRLADNANERFRPMGSKWSLSSIAHCKDRMVYTPRLNLKFALRDSDIHVNSPYKSENVFLFQCGNVIKEISLALQKKQKSLKTHGASNGQTIAGCISTGVHGAAVDVGSVQDYVIGLNIITGTKPEDVIYLERASKPALHDDYIKNFKCKIIRDDDLFNAALVGLGSMGFIHGVVIEAEDMFLLHRCVKKIKKEIALKLSNTLDFSNFDPEFPINPLDPNQPDYKGVRPYHFKVYINQYNDEAELPVELIYKRDFFPNYQSIYEDPVPNMAQFIYTDLIYTLIKFAEKVPGSIPALINLLKNSIMPKEDKPVMGKLWEIFWDAQYKGRAFACSFGVDHTNSEKALKVLSKVTIDDGPIPGIFAMRFVKQSDALLACTKFPFTCMIEIDGIQWNESDGLISLEEYSDRMIKALKQNNIPFTIHWGKNAKWDHPGLASHMFGNDAHKWKQLRAQLLSTRMQKVFSNKFLDDIKLS from the coding sequence ATGGCAACTACAAATACTCAAACTAGGGATCGTTGGAATACCCTTCACAAGAATGGCCCTTTCGATCTGAAACTATTCCACGATACCAAATTGAACAGGAATCTCTCTAAATTCGAGAGTTATAATGCTGCCGCAACCGAGATTAGAAGATTGATCCGATTAGCCGATAATGCCAATGAACGTTTCCGTCCTATGGGTTCCAAATGGTCGCTTTCGAGCATAGCACATTGCAAAGATCGAATGGTGTACACCCCGAGACTGAACTTAAAATTTGCTCTACGCGACTCGGATATTCATGTCAATTCACCATATAAAAGCGAGAATGTATTTCTGTTTCAATGTGGTAATGTTATAAAGGAGATCTCCCTGGCGCTTCAGAAAAAACAAAAATCGTTAAAGACGCACGGAGCGAGTAATGGTCAAACCATAGCCGGCTGTATTTCAACCGGGGTTCATGGGGCGGCTGTTGATGTGGGATCTGTACAGGACTACGTGATTGGGCTCAATATAATTACAGGGACCAAACCAGAAGATGTGATCTACCTGGAGCGAGCTTCCAAACCTGCGCTTCATGATGACTATATAAAAAATTTCAAGTGCAAAATAATTCGAGATGATGACCTATTTAATGCTGCACTCGTAGGATTAGGGTCTATGGGGTTCATTCACGGTGTGGTGATCGAAGCGGAAGATATGTTCCTATTACATCGCTGTGTAAAGAAAATTAAAAAAGAAATAGCACTGAAATTATCAAACACTTTGGACTTCAGCAATTTCGATCCAGAGTTTCCTATTAATCCACTTGACCCCAACCAACCCGATTATAAGGGAGTGCGCCCATATCATTTCAAAGTTTATATTAATCAATACAATGATGAGGCTGAACTGCCCGTAGAGTTGATCTACAAAAGAGACTTCTTCCCTAATTACCAGAGTATCTATGAGGATCCGGTTCCAAATATGGCCCAATTCATTTACACCGACCTGATCTATACTTTGATCAAGTTTGCCGAAAAAGTTCCTGGCTCAATACCAGCACTCATCAATTTGTTGAAAAACAGCATCATGCCTAAAGAGGATAAGCCTGTAATGGGTAAACTCTGGGAAATTTTCTGGGACGCCCAGTATAAGGGAAGAGCATTTGCCTGTTCCTTTGGGGTAGACCATACAAACTCTGAAAAGGCACTTAAGGTGCTCTCGAAAGTGACTATTGATGATGGTCCTATCCCGGGTATCTTCGCTATGCGCTTTGTAAAACAATCGGATGCATTATTGGCATGCACTAAATTTCCGTTTACCTGTATGATAGAGATCGATGGAATTCAATGGAACGAATCGGACGGGCTGATTAGCCTCGAGGAATATTCTGATAGAATGATCAAAGCTTTGAAACAAAACAACATTCCATTTACGATACATTGGGGGAAAAATGCTAAGTGGGACCACCCAGGCCTGGCCAGTCATATGTTCGGAAATGATGCTCACAAGTGGAAGCAGCTCAGGGCTCAATTGCTTTCAACCAGGATGCAAAAAGTATTCTCCAATAAATTCCTCGATGATATCAAATTGTCCTGA
- a CDS encoding FAD-binding and (Fe-S)-binding domain-containing protein: MEARLAALEYKFEGDLFYDELHKDMYATDASVYRKLPLAVAYPRSEEAIRQLINFAKKNNTSLIPRTAGTSLAGQCVGEGIVVDVSRYFTKIIELNEENRTVTVQPGVIRDELNEFLEPYGLFFGPNTSTSNRCMIGGMVGNNSSGTTSIKYGVTRDKVLKLKTILSNGEVCIFQPMTKEAFITKSLENSMEGKICSLLHGELSSEVTKREIRNEFPKPQIHRRNTGYALDALLDSEVFSENKEQINLCKLLCGSEGTLAFTTEITLQLDILPPTETALVVAQYNDLSHCLKDVLVAMKHDLYTCELMDDVILDCTRKNKMYDPYRFFVQGNPKALLLLELKANTKEELSHKLEALIRDLVNSGNSYVRPVLKGDEIEMAMALRKAGLGLLGNMVGDNKAVACIEDTAVALEDLPDYIDEFNTLLDSYNQKAVYYAHAGAGELHLRPILNLKTSEGVSYFRKITTDVAKLVKKYKGSFSGEHGDGIVRGEFLPMLIGESNYQLLRKVKQVFDPQNIFNPGKIVDPVKMDQSLRYETDREEPQLRTFMNFEDTLGILPLAENCNGSGDCRKTERASGMMCPSYHATREEKDTTRGRANVLREVLTNSSTINKFNSEELKESMDLCLSCKACASECPSNVNIAAAKAEFQYQYNKNNRVSLANRLIAKSSIYNKRAAKFPAISNWLFRSSFTSAIIKKIGGIAMEREIPLVSTKSFSKIYQTPLKERVTYISEVYLFVDEFSNYLDAHIAQDSYELLEKLGYKVHVVDTLDSARALISKGFLKEAKKAVNFNLDFLKEKISSETPLLGIEPSAILGFRDEYLRLADDIDTAGKISRSAYLVEEFLAEEFKKGHIKVDSFTSEEKKIKIHVHCHQKALSNQKVTFDILNIPLHYNPTIIPSGCCGMAGSFGYEKAHYAISMKIGGLKLFPAIDKLGDDTIIAANGTSCRHQIKDGTGREALHPITILRRALITR; the protein is encoded by the coding sequence ATGGAGGCTAGACTCGCAGCATTAGAATACAAATTTGAAGGAGACCTCTTCTATGACGAGCTTCATAAAGACATGTATGCAACAGATGCCTCTGTGTATCGGAAACTACCCCTGGCCGTTGCCTATCCTAGATCTGAAGAGGCCATAAGGCAATTGATAAACTTTGCAAAAAAGAATAATACCTCGTTAATTCCCAGAACCGCAGGTACCTCGCTCGCAGGCCAATGCGTGGGAGAAGGAATAGTAGTGGATGTTTCCCGCTATTTCACTAAGATCATCGAACTAAACGAGGAAAATAGAACAGTTACGGTTCAGCCCGGAGTTATACGTGATGAGTTAAATGAATTTCTAGAACCTTACGGTTTATTTTTTGGCCCGAATACCTCTACGTCTAACCGGTGTATGATAGGAGGGATGGTAGGTAACAATAGTAGTGGAACAACCTCCATTAAATATGGCGTTACGCGCGATAAAGTATTGAAATTGAAGACCATTCTCTCGAATGGTGAGGTATGTATCTTCCAACCAATGACCAAAGAAGCGTTTATCACTAAAAGCCTGGAAAACTCGATGGAAGGAAAGATCTGCAGTCTTTTACACGGGGAATTATCTTCGGAAGTTACCAAACGAGAGATAAGGAATGAATTTCCGAAACCACAGATCCATCGGAGAAATACGGGTTATGCGTTGGATGCGTTGCTGGATTCGGAGGTTTTTTCCGAAAATAAAGAACAGATCAACCTTTGTAAACTACTGTGTGGTAGTGAAGGAACTTTAGCATTTACAACAGAGATCACTTTGCAACTGGACATTTTACCCCCAACGGAAACCGCGTTGGTAGTTGCGCAATACAACGACCTGTCGCATTGCCTGAAAGATGTGCTGGTGGCTATGAAACACGATCTGTATACCTGTGAGCTAATGGATGATGTCATCCTTGATTGTACCCGTAAGAACAAAATGTACGATCCCTACCGATTCTTTGTACAAGGGAATCCGAAAGCCTTATTGTTATTAGAGCTAAAAGCCAATACTAAAGAAGAATTAAGCCATAAGCTCGAAGCCCTAATACGTGACCTGGTAAACAGCGGGAATAGTTATGTAAGACCGGTCTTAAAAGGTGATGAGATCGAAATGGCAATGGCTTTAAGAAAAGCCGGGCTGGGCCTACTAGGAAATATGGTAGGAGATAACAAAGCGGTGGCTTGTATTGAAGATACGGCAGTTGCCCTGGAAGATCTTCCGGATTATATAGATGAATTCAATACCCTGTTAGATTCGTACAACCAAAAAGCTGTTTACTACGCCCATGCAGGAGCCGGAGAACTGCATCTAAGACCTATTTTAAATCTGAAGACCAGTGAAGGAGTTTCTTATTTCAGGAAGATCACTACCGATGTGGCCAAGCTGGTGAAGAAGTACAAGGGATCGTTTTCAGGCGAACACGGAGATGGGATCGTAAGGGGAGAATTTTTACCTATGCTCATAGGCGAGTCGAACTACCAGCTATTGCGCAAAGTAAAACAAGTTTTCGATCCCCAGAATATCTTCAATCCGGGGAAGATCGTTGATCCGGTGAAGATGGACCAATCCCTGCGATATGAAACAGATCGTGAAGAGCCCCAGCTACGTACTTTTATGAATTTCGAGGACACCCTAGGGATACTACCACTAGCCGAAAACTGCAATGGAAGCGGGGACTGTCGCAAAACAGAGCGAGCCTCCGGGATGATGTGTCCCAGTTATCATGCTACGCGCGAAGAAAAAGATACTACCCGGGGAAGGGCTAATGTGCTTAGGGAAGTGTTGACGAACAGCTCCACTATAAATAAGTTCAATTCGGAAGAACTAAAAGAATCTATGGATTTGTGCCTTAGTTGCAAGGCTTGTGCAAGTGAATGCCCCAGCAACGTGAATATAGCTGCCGCCAAGGCCGAATTCCAGTATCAATATAATAAGAACAACAGGGTTTCCTTAGCTAACCGTTTAATTGCTAAGAGCAGTATTTACAACAAACGAGCGGCGAAATTTCCCGCCATCTCTAACTGGTTATTCCGAAGTTCGTTTACTTCTGCTATAATAAAAAAAATAGGTGGGATCGCTATGGAAAGAGAGATTCCGTTGGTTTCAACTAAAAGCTTCAGTAAAATATATCAAACACCTTTAAAAGAGAGAGTTACATATATTTCAGAAGTATATTTATTTGTTGATGAGTTTAGTAATTACCTGGATGCCCACATTGCCCAGGATAGCTACGAGTTACTTGAAAAGTTAGGGTATAAAGTACATGTTGTCGATACATTGGATAGCGCTAGAGCCCTCATTTCGAAGGGGTTTCTAAAAGAAGCCAAGAAGGCTGTGAATTTCAATTTAGACTTTCTAAAGGAGAAAATTAGTTCGGAGACTCCGCTTTTAGGTATCGAACCCTCTGCTATCCTTGGATTTCGTGATGAGTACCTGCGTCTTGCGGACGACATAGATACCGCGGGAAAAATATCTCGATCCGCGTATCTGGTGGAAGAGTTTTTGGCCGAGGAATTTAAAAAAGGGCATATTAAAGTCGATTCATTTACTTCAGAAGAAAAGAAAATAAAGATCCACGTTCACTGCCATCAAAAAGCGTTGAGCAACCAGAAAGTAACCTTCGATATCCTCAATATTCCTTTACATTACAATCCAACAATTATCCCATCAGGCTGCTGTGGTATGGCGGGTAGTTTTGGCTATGAAAAAGCGCATTACGCAATAAGTATGAAGATAGGGGGATTAAAGCTGTTTCCTGCCATTGATAAACTGGGTGATGATACGATAATCGCTGCCAACGGAACCAGTTGTCGGCACCAGATCAAGGATGGCACTGGAAGGGAGGCGCTTCATCCAATCACGATACTTAGGCGGGCACTTATAACTCGGTAG
- the aroC gene encoding chorismate synthase — protein MAGNSFGNIFKLTTFGESHGEAIGGIIDGCPAGLEIDLNAVQAEMQRRKPGQSAIVTQRKEEDEVKFLSGIFEGKTTGTPIGFVIENTNQKSKDYSHIKDTYRPSHADYTYDKKYGIRDYRGGGRSSARETACRVVAGAIAKQLLGDIKITAYVSAVGELELNKPYQELNFAEIEKNPVRTADASTAQQMESYIREIRKQGDTVGGVISCVIENVPIGLGEPVFDKLHAQFGKAMLSINAVKGFEFGSGFAGTRLKGSEHNDLFNEDGSTQTNYSGGVQGGISNGEDIYFKVAFKPVATIMQKQQTIDNEGNLMEMQGKGRHDPCVVPRAVPIVEAMAALVLADFWLLNKLSKL, from the coding sequence ATGGCAGGGAATTCCTTCGGAAATATTTTCAAACTAACTACTTTTGGCGAGTCACACGGGGAGGCAATAGGTGGTATAATTGACGGTTGTCCGGCGGGTCTGGAAATCGATCTCAATGCCGTCCAGGCAGAAATGCAACGAAGGAAACCGGGTCAATCGGCTATTGTTACTCAGCGAAAGGAAGAAGATGAAGTAAAATTCCTATCCGGTATCTTCGAAGGAAAAACTACGGGTACCCCGATCGGTTTTGTAATTGAGAATACCAATCAGAAATCAAAAGATTATTCCCATATAAAAGACACTTACAGACCATCGCATGCCGATTACACCTATGATAAAAAGTACGGCATAAGGGACTACCGCGGAGGAGGCAGGTCATCTGCCAGAGAAACGGCCTGCAGGGTGGTAGCAGGCGCAATCGCTAAACAACTACTTGGAGACATAAAGATCACTGCTTATGTGTCGGCGGTTGGCGAATTAGAGCTAAACAAACCGTATCAGGAGCTCAATTTTGCTGAGATAGAGAAAAATCCTGTACGTACGGCAGATGCCTCAACAGCACAGCAAATGGAGTCCTATATCAGGGAGATCAGAAAACAAGGAGATACCGTAGGAGGAGTGATTAGTTGTGTAATTGAAAATGTCCCAATAGGATTAGGCGAGCCTGTATTCGATAAGCTGCACGCACAGTTTGGCAAAGCTATGCTATCTATCAACGCAGTAAAAGGGTTCGAATTTGGGAGTGGTTTTGCCGGCACTCGATTAAAAGGCAGCGAACATAACGATCTGTTCAATGAAGATGGCAGCACCCAAACAAATTATAGTGGAGGAGTACAGGGAGGAATAAGCAATGGGGAAGATATTTATTTTAAAGTGGCCTTCAAACCAGTAGCTACGATCATGCAAAAACAACAAACCATTGATAACGAAGGCAATTTAATGGAGATGCAGGGTAAAGGAAGGCACGACCCCTGTGTTGTTCCCAGAGCCGTACCCATTGTGGAGGCCATGGCTGCCTTGGTACTTGCCGATTTTTGGCTGTTGAACAAACTATCAAAATTATAA
- a CDS encoding dicarboxylate/amino acid:cation symporter, translating to MKKLALHWQILIGMFLGLIFGFIMLQLSWGVGFVENWINPVGTIFIKLLKLIAIPLILASLIKGISDLKDISKFRNIGLRTIITYVFTTVIAISIGLMLVNVLQPGNGVSEETIAKLTETYAGDSNVQSKIEEATRQKESGPLQFLVDMVPDNAINAMSDNSLMLQVIVFAIFLGISLLLIGEKRAKPLKDVFDSLNYVVLKMVDLIMLSAPYAVFALLANVVVSSGDPDLLFALLKYAGTVVLGLLLMIVFYLIVVGTYTKKNPFWFLKEISPAQLLAFSTSSSAATLPVTMERVEEHIGVDKEVSSFVLPVGATINMDGTSLYQAVAAVFISQALAFDLTFGDQLTIVLTALLASIGSAAVPGAGMVMLVIVLEAIGFPADRFPIALALIFAVDRPLDMCRTVINVTGDATVSMIVAKSVGKLGKPKVEEWDDHYDEVK from the coding sequence ATGAAGAAATTAGCATTACACTGGCAGATTTTAATCGGGATGTTCCTGGGACTGATTTTTGGTTTCATTATGCTGCAATTAAGCTGGGGAGTGGGATTTGTGGAAAATTGGATCAATCCGGTTGGAACCATCTTTATCAAACTTTTAAAGCTTATCGCTATTCCTTTGATCCTGGCATCGCTGATAAAAGGTATTTCAGATCTAAAGGATATTTCGAAATTCAGGAATATAGGTTTGCGAACGATCATAACCTATGTTTTTACAACGGTGATCGCTATTTCCATAGGATTGATGCTAGTGAATGTTTTACAGCCGGGTAATGGAGTTTCGGAGGAAACGATCGCCAAGTTAACCGAAACCTATGCCGGTGATAGTAATGTGCAATCTAAGATCGAAGAAGCTACCAGACAGAAAGAAAGTGGCCCCTTGCAATTCCTCGTAGATATGGTTCCGGATAATGCCATCAATGCAATGAGCGATAATTCTTTGATGTTACAGGTGATCGTTTTTGCGATCTTCCTGGGAATTTCGCTTTTACTCATTGGAGAAAAACGAGCTAAACCTCTCAAAGATGTCTTTGACTCATTGAATTATGTAGTATTGAAGATGGTAGATCTTATTATGCTTTCTGCGCCTTATGCGGTATTTGCGCTTCTAGCCAATGTTGTGGTTTCCTCGGGCGATCCGGATCTGCTGTTTGCTTTATTAAAATATGCAGGAACTGTGGTTTTAGGCTTATTATTGATGATAGTGTTCTACCTTATCGTTGTAGGAACATATACAAAGAAGAATCCGTTTTGGTTTCTCAAAGAGATCAGTCCGGCTCAACTATTGGCATTTTCTACAAGTTCGAGTGCAGCAACCCTTCCAGTTACTATGGAGCGAGTAGAAGAGCATATAGGTGTAGATAAAGAAGTAAGTAGTTTTGTGCTTCCGGTAGGTGCCACAATAAATATGGACGGAACCAGCCTGTATCAGGCTGTTGCAGCAGTATTTATTTCGCAGGCACTTGCATTCGATCTCACCTTTGGCGATCAGCTAACTATTGTATTAACAGCGCTGTTGGCGTCCATAGGATCGGCAGCGGTTCCTGGAGCAGGAATGGTAATGCTGGTGATTGTTTTAGAAGCTATCGGTTTCCCGGCGGATCGGTTCCCAATTGCACTTGCACTTATTTTCGCAGTGGACAGGCCTCTGGATATGTGCCGAACGGTTATAAATGTAACCGGCGATGCCACTGTTTCGATGATTGTGGCGAAATCTGTTGGAAAATTAGGGAAACCTAAGGTAGAAGAATGGGATGATCACTATGATGAAGTAAAATAG
- a CDS encoding mechanosensitive ion channel family protein: MEGSTDYLQIAKDLLLEYGPRVLLALLLLVLGLWVIKYISRGIRKGLARREMDETLQKFLSNLVSWILKVMLFIAVLSQLGIESTSFIAVLGAAGLAIGLALQGSLSNFAGGVLIMLFRPFKVGDVISAQGETGKVKEIDIFTTKLLTPQNRLVILPNGSLSNGAITNFTAEGFQKIFLTIGVSYDADIKQTKEVLLGAIEKQEKVLTDPPPLVEVSGLGESSVDFAVRCSVYNDDFWPVQFNLIATIKEDLDAADIEIPYPHRVEIHRKE; this comes from the coding sequence ATGGAAGGCAGTACAGATTATCTTCAGATAGCTAAAGATCTATTATTAGAATATGGACCGAGGGTCCTATTGGCATTATTGTTACTAGTACTTGGTTTATGGGTCATTAAATATATAAGCAGGGGAATTAGAAAGGGACTGGCGCGCCGTGAAATGGACGAGACGCTGCAAAAATTTCTTTCCAATCTTGTAAGCTGGATCCTGAAAGTAATGTTGTTTATAGCGGTTTTGAGTCAGCTGGGTATAGAATCTACCTCCTTTATTGCAGTTCTCGGAGCTGCCGGGCTTGCCATAGGATTGGCACTACAGGGCTCCTTGTCCAATTTCGCTGGCGGGGTACTTATTATGTTGTTCAGGCCTTTTAAGGTTGGAGATGTTATTAGTGCTCAGGGAGAAACCGGAAAGGTGAAGGAAATCGACATATTTACTACAAAACTATTAACGCCTCAGAACCGACTTGTTATTCTGCCTAATGGATCCCTTTCCAACGGTGCGATTACCAACTTCACCGCTGAAGGATTCCAGAAAATATTTCTCACAATAGGAGTTTCATACGACGCAGATATTAAGCAAACGAAAGAGGTATTATTGGGCGCAATCGAGAAGCAGGAAAAAGTGCTAACAGACCCGCCTCCTTTGGTTGAAGTTTCCGGTTTGGGTGAAAGCTCTGTCGATTTTGCCGTACGTTGTTCGGTCTATAACGACGATTTCTGGCCGGTGCAATTCAATTTGATCGCCACGATCAAAGAGGATCTGGATGCCGCCGATATTGAAATCCCATATCCTCATAGGGTGGAAATACATAGAAAGGAGTAA
- the gshB gene encoding glutathione synthase, whose product MNVCFIMYPWEEMDPDNDSTLAMIHEFVKRGHGMAITTPANLTIRDSVAFAFCKCVIRSEKIGKTLKSFHNSTKFYDEMLPMAGFDVIVLRSNPPLDMIMLNFLDSVKDDVFIMNDLDGIRRANNKLYTAVFEDEENEIIPRTHVTKNKDYLKKVIREGPDKMILKPLNGYGGSGVILIEKRAMKSINSLLDFYIDNKDGTSNYVILQDYIDGADKGDVRILMLNGQPIGAMKRVPGDEDHRSNVSAGGSVQKHSLTKQEKELCRRIGPKLVKDGLYFVGIDVIGGMLVEVNVMSPGGITYMNKVYKTKVQEKVIDFVEDKVLERVNAFERRQKLRKHVSDA is encoded by the coding sequence ATGAACGTTTGCTTTATTATGTATCCCTGGGAGGAGATGGATCCCGATAATGATTCCACTCTAGCAATGATCCACGAATTTGTGAAACGGGGGCACGGAATGGCCATCACTACTCCGGCTAATCTAACAATTCGCGACAGTGTCGCCTTTGCATTTTGTAAATGTGTAATACGATCTGAAAAGATAGGTAAAACCTTGAAATCTTTTCATAACAGTACCAAATTCTATGACGAGATGCTGCCTATGGCTGGTTTTGATGTGATCGTACTTAGGAGTAATCCACCCCTGGATATGATCATGCTTAATTTTTTGGATAGTGTGAAGGACGATGTGTTCATTATGAATGATCTCGACGGTATAAGGCGAGCCAACAATAAATTATACACGGCTGTGTTCGAGGATGAAGAGAATGAGATCATCCCGCGTACTCATGTAACCAAGAATAAGGATTACTTAAAAAAGGTGATCCGTGAGGGGCCAGATAAAATGATTTTGAAACCTCTTAACGGTTACGGTGGGTCTGGCGTGATACTTATTGAGAAGAGGGCTATGAAAAGTATAAATTCATTGCTCGATTTCTATATTGATAATAAGGACGGAACCAGTAATTATGTGATCCTCCAGGACTATATTGATGGGGCAGACAAAGGAGATGTTCGTATTTTGATGTTAAATGGGCAACCCATTGGTGCCATGAAGCGTGTGCCGGGAGATGAAGATCACAGATCTAACGTTAGCGCGGGTGGCTCGGTTCAGAAACACAGTCTTACCAAGCAGGAAAAAGAGCTCTGCCGCAGGATAGGCCCAAAATTGGTAAAGGACGGTTTGTATTTTGTAGGTATAGATGTAATAGGAGGAATGTTGGTGGAAGTAAACGTAATGTCTCCCGGCGGAATAACCTATATGAACAAGGTGTATAAGACTAAGGTTCAGGAAAAGGTGATCGATTTTGTTGAAGACAAAGTACTTGAACGGGTCAATGCCTTCGAACGTCGTCAAAAACTTCGTAAACATGTGAGTGACGCATGA
- a CDS encoding N-formylglutamate amidohydrolase yields the protein MIKLSVPEIIARIKNEEIFEAVSEDYSFTLKIDTYVPYLCGAVHDGHQFRKKLWDNCYHSEYDRWYEEDPCTKEFVRTLPIVIAGCDSRFEYDLNRDPANAIFEDAWGKKLWKSPLSAAMKEKSLAKHAAFYKVVHALVEKLEQKFGTIVVYDMHSYNWKRWDREVPVINLGTSNIDNERYGNSVELWRHSLSRLQLPGVEETSSKINDTFYGNGYFLKYITKTFRNTLVLATEFKKIYCDELQQIIFPEVVSAIETQLKTQIEEHANSFYKEHN from the coding sequence ATGATAAAACTTTCAGTTCCCGAAATCATAGCACGCATAAAAAATGAGGAGATCTTCGAAGCTGTTTCGGAAGATTACTCATTTACCTTGAAAATCGATACGTACGTTCCGTATTTGTGTGGTGCCGTACATGACGGACATCAATTCAGAAAAAAACTATGGGATAATTGTTATCATAGCGAATACGACCGCTGGTATGAGGAAGACCCCTGTACCAAAGAATTTGTTAGAACACTTCCTATAGTAATAGCAGGTTGTGATAGCAGGTTTGAATACGATCTAAACAGAGATCCGGCCAATGCTATATTTGAAGATGCCTGGGGCAAGAAATTATGGAAATCGCCGCTTTCCGCAGCAATGAAAGAAAAGAGCCTGGCGAAACATGCTGCATTCTACAAGGTAGTTCACGCTCTCGTAGAGAAGTTGGAACAAAAATTTGGGACCATCGTTGTTTACGATATGCACAGTTATAATTGGAAACGATGGGATAGGGAAGTGCCGGTAATAAATCTGGGTACTTCAAACATTGACAATGAACGTTACGGTAATTCGGTAGAACTCTGGCGTCACTCGTTGTCACGGCTCCAGCTCCCGGGAGTTGAGGAGACCAGCTCTAAGATCAATGATACATTTTATGGAAATGGTTATTTCCTGAAATATATTACGAAAACCTTCAGAAATACCTTAGTTTTGGCTACCGAATTCAAAAAGATCTATTGTGATGAATTACAACAGATCATATTCCCTGAGGTTGTTTCAGCCATAGAAACTCAGCTGAAGACCCAGATAGAGGAACACGCAAACTCATTTTATAAAGAACACAATTAA